A window of Candidatus Bathyarchaeota archaeon contains these coding sequences:
- a CDS encoding AAA family ATPase, with protein sequence MSSIVSMGRGGTGKTSFIALLTKYFIEKDETPLLLVDADPDQSLAEMVGAKLEKTISEILYEFLEEGGNITEASPQERLEPRVLESLYEGEQFDLMAIGTKWKEGCYCLPNDLLKKIFPTLTRNYKHALIDSPAGLEHLNRRITAEVDYIFDILNPSKKAFDHLKRAFKIIEELKIKYGNLYLVGGYNFPERLSKRAEETGFTYLGKIDYDKDLESYVLEGESLLDLPLTSTAYISLKEIMKKIT encoded by the coding sequence ATGAGTAGCATTGTCTCTATGGGCAGAGGGGGTACGGGAAAGACCAGTTTTATCGCTTTATTAACCAAGTATTTTATCGAAAAGGATGAGACTCCTTTACTTCTTGTTGATGCTGATCCAGATCAAAGTTTAGCTGAAATGGTTGGAGCTAAGTTAGAAAAGACGATCTCAGAAATTTTGTATGAATTTCTAGAAGAAGGGGGTAATATAACAGAAGCATCCCCTCAAGAAAGGTTGGAACCTAGAGTATTAGAAAGTTTGTACGAAGGTGAACAATTCGATCTTATGGCAATAGGAACCAAATGGAAAGAGGGTTGCTATTGTCTACCAAATGATCTATTAAAGAAGATATTTCCGACTCTAACAAGAAATTATAAGCACGCATTGATTGATTCTCCTGCCGGCTTAGAGCATTTGAATAGAAGGATAACGGCTGAGGTGGATTACATATTCGATATTCTCAACCCTTCTAAAAAAGCATTTGACCATCTCAAAAGAGCCTTTAAGATAATTGAAGAACTGAAAATAAAATACGGAAATCTGTATTTAGTAGGTGGATATAATTTTCCAGAGAGATTATCAAAGCGTGCTGAAGAAACTGGATTTACATATTTAGGTAAAATTGATTATGATAAGGATTTAGAATCTTATGTTTTGGAGGGGGAGTCTCTTCTTGATTTGCCACTCACTTCTACAGCCTATATTTCGTTAAAAGAGATTATGAAGAAGATTACCTAA